One segment of Pan paniscus chromosome 20, NHGRI_mPanPan1-v2.0_pri, whole genome shotgun sequence DNA contains the following:
- the ZNF211 gene encoding zinc finger protein 211 isoform X6 — MATALRDPASGSVTFEDVAVYFSWEEWDLLDEAQKHLYFDVMLENFALTSSLGLTLSWSHVVAQLGLGEVPSVLHRMFMTPASARWDQRGPGLHEWHLGKGMSSGCWCGVEHEETPSEQRISGERVPQFRTSKEGSSSQNANSCEIRCLVLRDILHLAEHQGTNCRQKLHTCGKQFYISANLQQHQRQHITEAPFRSYVDTASFTQSCIVHVSEKPFTCREIRKDFLANMRFLHQDATQTGEKPNNSNKCAVAFYSGKSHHNWGKCSKAFSHIDTLVQDQRILTREGLFECSKCGKACTRRCNLIQHQKVHSEERPYECNECGKFFTYYSSFIIHQRVHTGERPYECPECGKSFSQIYSLNSHRKVHTGERPYECGECGKSFSQRSNLMQHRRVHTGERPYECSECGKSFSQNFSLIYHQRVHTGERPHECNECGKSFSRSSSLIHHRRLHTGERPYECSKCGKSFKQSSSFSSHRKVHTGERPYVCGECGKSFSHSSNLKNHQRVHTGERPVECSECSKSFSCKSNLIKHLRVHTGERPYECSECGKSFSQSSSLIQHRRVHTGKRPYQCSQCGKSFGCKSVLIQHQRVHIGEKP; from the exons ATGGCGACCGCACTGAGGGACCCGGCTTCG GGAAGTGTGACCTTTGAAGATGTGGCCGTGTACTTCTCCTGGGAGGAATGGGATCTCCTTGATGAGGCTCAGAAACACCTGTACTTCGATGTGATGCTGGAGAACTTTGCACTTACGTCCTCCCTGG GACTTACGTTATCCTGGTCTCATGTAGTTGCTCAACTAGGGCTAGGGGAAGTGCCCTCTGTTCTTCACAGGATGTTCatgactccagcctcagcaagaTGGGATCAGAGAGGGCCTGGCCTACATGAATGGCACTTGGGAAAAGGCATGTCATCAG GTTGTTGGTGTGGAGTGGAACATGAGGAAACACCTTCTGAACAGAGAATTTCTGGAGAAAGAGTGCCACAGTTCAGGACTTCCAAAGAAGGTTCATCTTCCCAGAATGCCAACTCCTGTGAAATACGTTGCCTGGTCTTGAGAGATATTTTGCACTTGGCTGAACACCAAGGAACAAACTGCAGGCAGAAACTACACACATGTGGAAAACAATTCTACATCAGTGCAAATCTTCAACAGCACCAGAGGCAGCACATTACAGAGGCACCTTTCAGAAGTTATGTGGACACAGCCTCATTTACACAGAGCTGCATAGTCCATGTGTCGGAGAAACCTTTTACCTGCAGGGAGATCAGGAAAgacttcctggccaacatgaggttTCTCCATCAAGACGCCACTCAAACAGGGGAGAAGCCAAATAACAGTAACAAGTGTGCGGTGGCCTTTTACAGTGGAAAAAGTCATCACAACTGGGGAAAATGCAGTAAAGCCTTTAGCCACATAGACACACTTGTTCAGGACCAGAGAATCCTCACTAGAGAAGGACTTTTTGAGTGCAGTAAATGTGGGAAAGCATGTACGCGAAGATGTAACCTCATTCAGCACCAGAAAGTCCACAGTGAAGAAAGGCCTTATGAATGCAATGAATGTGGAAAATTCTTTACCTACTACTCCAGTTTCATTATACATCAGAGAGTTCATACTGGAGAAAGGCCTTATGAGTGCCCTGAATGTGGGAAATCCTTTAGTCAGATATACAGCCTCAATAGCCATAGGAaagttcacactggagaaaggccTTATGAATGTGGGGAATGTGGGAAATCTTTTAGCCAAAGGTCCAACCTCATGCAGCATCGCagagttcacactggagaaaggccTTATGAATGCAGCGAATGTGGGAAATCTTTTAGCCAAAACTTCAGCCTGATTTACCACCAGagagttcacactggagaaagacCTCATGAGTGCAATGAATGTGGAAAATCCTTTAGCCGAAGCTCCAGCCTCATTCACCACCGGAGACTTCACACTGGAGAAAGACCCTATGAGTGCAGTAAATGTGGGAAGTCATTTAAGCAAAGCTCCAGCTTCAGTTCACATCGGAAAGTCCACACAGGGGAAAGGCCTTATGTGTGTGGGGAATGTGGGAAATCCTTTAGCCATAGCTCCAACCTTAAGAACCACCAGAGAGTTCATACTGGAGAAAGGCCTGTTGAGTGCAGTGAATGTAGCAAATCCTTTAGCTGTAAATCTAACCTCATTAAACACCTGagagttcacactggagaaaggccttatgagtgcagtgaatgtgggaaatcCTTCAGCCAAAGTTCTAGCCTCATTCAACACCGCAGAGTTCACACGGGAAAAAGGCCTTATCAGTGCAGTCAATGTGGGAAATCCTTTGGCTGCAAATCTGTCCTCATTCAACACCAGAGAGTTCACATTGGAGAAAAGCCTTAG
- the ZNF211 gene encoding zinc finger protein 211 isoform X7 has product MATALRDPASEQLCPHIWTIGTASFPSSLGRCCGLSASLLPLSSQPKSILGLTLSWSHVVAQLGLGEVPSVLHRMFMTPASARWDQRGPGLHEWHLGKGMSSGCWCGVEHEETPSEQRISGERVPQFRTSKEGSSSQNANSCEIRCLVLRDILHLAEHQGTNCRQKLHTCGKQFYISANLQQHQRQHITEAPFRSYVDTASFTQSCIVHVSEKPFTCREIRKDFLANMRFLHQDATQTGEKPNNSNKCAVAFYSGKSHHNWGKCSKAFSHIDTLVQDQRILTREGLFECSKCGKACTRRCNLIQHQKVHSEERPYECNECGKFFTYYSSFIIHQRVHTGERPYECPECGKSFSQIYSLNSHRKVHTGERPYECGECGKSFSQRSNLMQHRRVHTGERPYECSECGKSFSQNFSLIYHQRVHTGERPHECNECGKSFSRSSSLIHHRRLHTGERPYECSKCGKSFKQSSSFSSHRKVHTGERPYVCGECGKSFSHSSNLKNHQRVHTGERPVECSECSKSFSCKSNLIKHLRVHTGERPYECSECGKSFSQSSSLIQHRRVHTGKRPYQCSQCGKSFGCKSVLIQHQRVHIGEKP; this is encoded by the exons ATGGCGACCGCACTGAGGGACCCGGCTTCG gAGCAGCTCTGTCCTCATATCTGGACCATAGGCACTGCCTCCTTCCCCAGTTCCCTGGGTAGATGTTGTGGACTGAGTGCAAGCCTACTTCCCTTATCGTCCCAGCCCAAAAGCATCTTGG GACTTACGTTATCCTGGTCTCATGTAGTTGCTCAACTAGGGCTAGGGGAAGTGCCCTCTGTTCTTCACAGGATGTTCatgactccagcctcagcaagaTGGGATCAGAGAGGGCCTGGCCTACATGAATGGCACTTGGGAAAAGGCATGTCATCAG GTTGTTGGTGTGGAGTGGAACATGAGGAAACACCTTCTGAACAGAGAATTTCTGGAGAAAGAGTGCCACAGTTCAGGACTTCCAAAGAAGGTTCATCTTCCCAGAATGCCAACTCCTGTGAAATACGTTGCCTGGTCTTGAGAGATATTTTGCACTTGGCTGAACACCAAGGAACAAACTGCAGGCAGAAACTACACACATGTGGAAAACAATTCTACATCAGTGCAAATCTTCAACAGCACCAGAGGCAGCACATTACAGAGGCACCTTTCAGAAGTTATGTGGACACAGCCTCATTTACACAGAGCTGCATAGTCCATGTGTCGGAGAAACCTTTTACCTGCAGGGAGATCAGGAAAgacttcctggccaacatgaggttTCTCCATCAAGACGCCACTCAAACAGGGGAGAAGCCAAATAACAGTAACAAGTGTGCGGTGGCCTTTTACAGTGGAAAAAGTCATCACAACTGGGGAAAATGCAGTAAAGCCTTTAGCCACATAGACACACTTGTTCAGGACCAGAGAATCCTCACTAGAGAAGGACTTTTTGAGTGCAGTAAATGTGGGAAAGCATGTACGCGAAGATGTAACCTCATTCAGCACCAGAAAGTCCACAGTGAAGAAAGGCCTTATGAATGCAATGAATGTGGAAAATTCTTTACCTACTACTCCAGTTTCATTATACATCAGAGAGTTCATACTGGAGAAAGGCCTTATGAGTGCCCTGAATGTGGGAAATCCTTTAGTCAGATATACAGCCTCAATAGCCATAGGAaagttcacactggagaaaggccTTATGAATGTGGGGAATGTGGGAAATCTTTTAGCCAAAGGTCCAACCTCATGCAGCATCGCagagttcacactggagaaaggccTTATGAATGCAGCGAATGTGGGAAATCTTTTAGCCAAAACTTCAGCCTGATTTACCACCAGagagttcacactggagaaagacCTCATGAGTGCAATGAATGTGGAAAATCCTTTAGCCGAAGCTCCAGCCTCATTCACCACCGGAGACTTCACACTGGAGAAAGACCCTATGAGTGCAGTAAATGTGGGAAGTCATTTAAGCAAAGCTCCAGCTTCAGTTCACATCGGAAAGTCCACACAGGGGAAAGGCCTTATGTGTGTGGGGAATGTGGGAAATCCTTTAGCCATAGCTCCAACCTTAAGAACCACCAGAGAGTTCATACTGGAGAAAGGCCTGTTGAGTGCAGTGAATGTAGCAAATCCTTTAGCTGTAAATCTAACCTCATTAAACACCTGagagttcacactggagaaaggccttatgagtgcagtgaatgtgggaaatcCTTCAGCCAAAGTTCTAGCCTCATTCAACACCGCAGAGTTCACACGGGAAAAAGGCCTTATCAGTGCAGTCAATGTGGGAAATCCTTTGGCTGCAAATCTGTCCTCATTCAACACCAGAGAGTTCACATTGGAGAAAAGCCTTAG
- the ZNF211 gene encoding zinc finger protein 211 isoform X5, whose protein sequence is MLENFALTSSLGKALILTLVPWTRLSVSPFPQEQLCPHIWTIGTASFPSSLGRCCGLSASLLPLSSQPKSILGLTLSWSHVVAQLGLGEVPSVLHRMFMTPASARWDQRGPGLHEWHLGKGMSSGCWCGVEHEETPSEQRISGERVPQFRTSKEGSSSQNANSCEIRCLVLRDILHLAEHQGTNCRQKLHTCGKQFYISANLQQHQRQHITEAPFRSYVDTASFTQSCIVHVSEKPFTCREIRKDFLANMRFLHQDATQTGEKPNNSNKCAVAFYSGKSHHNWGKCSKAFSHIDTLVQDQRILTREGLFECSKCGKACTRRCNLIQHQKVHSEERPYECNECGKFFTYYSSFIIHQRVHTGERPYECPECGKSFSQIYSLNSHRKVHTGERPYECGECGKSFSQRSNLMQHRRVHTGERPYECSECGKSFSQNFSLIYHQRVHTGERPHECNECGKSFSRSSSLIHHRRLHTGERPYECSKCGKSFKQSSSFSSHRKVHTGERPYVCGECGKSFSHSSNLKNHQRVHTGERPVECSECSKSFSCKSNLIKHLRVHTGERPYECSECGKSFSQSSSLIQHRRVHTGKRPYQCSQCGKSFGCKSVLIQHQRVHIGEKP, encoded by the exons ATGCTGGAGAACTTTGCACTTACGTCCTCCCTGGGTAAGGCCCTCATACTCACCCTTGTGCCCTGGACTAGGctctctgtttctccttttcctcaggAGCAGCTCTGTCCTCATATCTGGACCATAGGCACTGCCTCCTTCCCCAGTTCCCTGGGTAGATGTTGTGGACTGAGTGCAAGCCTACTTCCCTTATCGTCCCAGCCCAAAAGCATCTTGG GACTTACGTTATCCTGGTCTCATGTAGTTGCTCAACTAGGGCTAGGGGAAGTGCCCTCTGTTCTTCACAGGATGTTCatgactccagcctcagcaagaTGGGATCAGAGAGGGCCTGGCCTACATGAATGGCACTTGGGAAAAGGCATGTCATCAG GTTGTTGGTGTGGAGTGGAACATGAGGAAACACCTTCTGAACAGAGAATTTCTGGAGAAAGAGTGCCACAGTTCAGGACTTCCAAAGAAGGTTCATCTTCCCAGAATGCCAACTCCTGTGAAATACGTTGCCTGGTCTTGAGAGATATTTTGCACTTGGCTGAACACCAAGGAACAAACTGCAGGCAGAAACTACACACATGTGGAAAACAATTCTACATCAGTGCAAATCTTCAACAGCACCAGAGGCAGCACATTACAGAGGCACCTTTCAGAAGTTATGTGGACACAGCCTCATTTACACAGAGCTGCATAGTCCATGTGTCGGAGAAACCTTTTACCTGCAGGGAGATCAGGAAAgacttcctggccaacatgaggttTCTCCATCAAGACGCCACTCAAACAGGGGAGAAGCCAAATAACAGTAACAAGTGTGCGGTGGCCTTTTACAGTGGAAAAAGTCATCACAACTGGGGAAAATGCAGTAAAGCCTTTAGCCACATAGACACACTTGTTCAGGACCAGAGAATCCTCACTAGAGAAGGACTTTTTGAGTGCAGTAAATGTGGGAAAGCATGTACGCGAAGATGTAACCTCATTCAGCACCAGAAAGTCCACAGTGAAGAAAGGCCTTATGAATGCAATGAATGTGGAAAATTCTTTACCTACTACTCCAGTTTCATTATACATCAGAGAGTTCATACTGGAGAAAGGCCTTATGAGTGCCCTGAATGTGGGAAATCCTTTAGTCAGATATACAGCCTCAATAGCCATAGGAaagttcacactggagaaaggccTTATGAATGTGGGGAATGTGGGAAATCTTTTAGCCAAAGGTCCAACCTCATGCAGCATCGCagagttcacactggagaaaggccTTATGAATGCAGCGAATGTGGGAAATCTTTTAGCCAAAACTTCAGCCTGATTTACCACCAGagagttcacactggagaaagacCTCATGAGTGCAATGAATGTGGAAAATCCTTTAGCCGAAGCTCCAGCCTCATTCACCACCGGAGACTTCACACTGGAGAAAGACCCTATGAGTGCAGTAAATGTGGGAAGTCATTTAAGCAAAGCTCCAGCTTCAGTTCACATCGGAAAGTCCACACAGGGGAAAGGCCTTATGTGTGTGGGGAATGTGGGAAATCCTTTAGCCATAGCTCCAACCTTAAGAACCACCAGAGAGTTCATACTGGAGAAAGGCCTGTTGAGTGCAGTGAATGTAGCAAATCCTTTAGCTGTAAATCTAACCTCATTAAACACCTGagagttcacactggagaaaggccttatgagtgcagtgaatgtgggaaatcCTTCAGCCAAAGTTCTAGCCTCATTCAACACCGCAGAGTTCACACGGGAAAAAGGCCTTATCAGTGCAGTCAATGTGGGAAATCCTTTGGCTGCAAATCTGTCCTCATTCAACACCAGAGAGTTCACATTGGAGAAAAGCCTTAG
- the ZNF211 gene encoding zinc finger protein 211 isoform X12 has product MLENFALTSSLGCWCGVEHEETPSEQRISGERVPQFRTSKEGSSSQNANSCEIRCLVLRDILHLAEHQGTNCRQKLHTCGKQFYISANLQQHQRQHITEAPFRSYVDTASFTQSCIVHVSEKPFTCREIRKDFLANMRFLHQDATQTGEKPNNSNKCAVAFYSGKSHHNWGKCSKAFSHIDTLVQDQRILTREGLFECSKCGKACTRRCNLIQHQKVHSEERPYECNECGKFFTYYSSFIIHQRVHTGERPYECPECGKSFSQIYSLNSHRKVHTGERPYECGECGKSFSQRSNLMQHRRVHTGERPYECSECGKSFSQNFSLIYHQRVHTGERPHECNECGKSFSRSSSLIHHRRLHTGERPYECSKCGKSFKQSSSFSSHRKVHTGERPYVCGECGKSFSHSSNLKNHQRVHTGERPVECSECSKSFSCKSNLIKHLRVHTGERPYECSECGKSFSQSSSLIQHRRVHTGKRPYQCSQCGKSFGCKSVLIQHQRVHIGEKP; this is encoded by the exons ATGCTGGAGAACTTTGCACTTACGTCCTCCCTGG GTTGTTGGTGTGGAGTGGAACATGAGGAAACACCTTCTGAACAGAGAATTTCTGGAGAAAGAGTGCCACAGTTCAGGACTTCCAAAGAAGGTTCATCTTCCCAGAATGCCAACTCCTGTGAAATACGTTGCCTGGTCTTGAGAGATATTTTGCACTTGGCTGAACACCAAGGAACAAACTGCAGGCAGAAACTACACACATGTGGAAAACAATTCTACATCAGTGCAAATCTTCAACAGCACCAGAGGCAGCACATTACAGAGGCACCTTTCAGAAGTTATGTGGACACAGCCTCATTTACACAGAGCTGCATAGTCCATGTGTCGGAGAAACCTTTTACCTGCAGGGAGATCAGGAAAgacttcctggccaacatgaggttTCTCCATCAAGACGCCACTCAAACAGGGGAGAAGCCAAATAACAGTAACAAGTGTGCGGTGGCCTTTTACAGTGGAAAAAGTCATCACAACTGGGGAAAATGCAGTAAAGCCTTTAGCCACATAGACACACTTGTTCAGGACCAGAGAATCCTCACTAGAGAAGGACTTTTTGAGTGCAGTAAATGTGGGAAAGCATGTACGCGAAGATGTAACCTCATTCAGCACCAGAAAGTCCACAGTGAAGAAAGGCCTTATGAATGCAATGAATGTGGAAAATTCTTTACCTACTACTCCAGTTTCATTATACATCAGAGAGTTCATACTGGAGAAAGGCCTTATGAGTGCCCTGAATGTGGGAAATCCTTTAGTCAGATATACAGCCTCAATAGCCATAGGAaagttcacactggagaaaggccTTATGAATGTGGGGAATGTGGGAAATCTTTTAGCCAAAGGTCCAACCTCATGCAGCATCGCagagttcacactggagaaaggccTTATGAATGCAGCGAATGTGGGAAATCTTTTAGCCAAAACTTCAGCCTGATTTACCACCAGagagttcacactggagaaagacCTCATGAGTGCAATGAATGTGGAAAATCCTTTAGCCGAAGCTCCAGCCTCATTCACCACCGGAGACTTCACACTGGAGAAAGACCCTATGAGTGCAGTAAATGTGGGAAGTCATTTAAGCAAAGCTCCAGCTTCAGTTCACATCGGAAAGTCCACACAGGGGAAAGGCCTTATGTGTGTGGGGAATGTGGGAAATCCTTTAGCCATAGCTCCAACCTTAAGAACCACCAGAGAGTTCATACTGGAGAAAGGCCTGTTGAGTGCAGTGAATGTAGCAAATCCTTTAGCTGTAAATCTAACCTCATTAAACACCTGagagttcacactggagaaaggccttatgagtgcagtgaatgtgggaaatcCTTCAGCCAAAGTTCTAGCCTCATTCAACACCGCAGAGTTCACACGGGAAAAAGGCCTTATCAGTGCAGTCAATGTGGGAAATCCTTTGGCTGCAAATCTGTCCTCATTCAACACCAGAGAGTTCACATTGGAGAAAAGCCTTAG
- the ZNF211 gene encoding zinc finger protein 211 isoform X2, translating into MATALRDPASGSVTFEDVAVYFSWEEWDLLDEAQKHLYFDVMLENFALTSSLGKALILTLVPWTRLSVSPFPQEQLCPHIWTIGTASFPSSLGRCCGLSASLLPLSSQPKSILGLTLSWSHVVAQLGLGEVPSVLHRMFMTPASARWDQRGPGLHEWHLGKGMSSGCWCGVEHEETPSEQRISGERVPQFRTSKEGSSSQNANSCEIRCLVLRDILHLAEHQGTNCRQKLHTCGKQFYISANLQQHQRQHITEAPFRSYVDTASFTQSCIVHVSEKPFTCREIRKDFLANMRFLHQDATQTGEKPNNSNKCAVAFYSGKSHHNWGKCSKAFSHIDTLVQDQRILTREGLFECSKCGKACTRRCNLIQHQKVHSEERPYECNECGKFFTYYSSFIIHQRVHTGERPYECPECGKSFSQIYSLNSHRKVHTGERPYECGECGKSFSQRSNLMQHRRVHTGERPYECSECGKSFSQNFSLIYHQRVHTGERPHECNECGKSFSRSSSLIHHRRLHTGERPYECSKCGKSFKQSSSFSSHRKVHTGERPYVCGECGKSFSHSSNLKNHQRVHTGERPVECSECSKSFSCKSNLIKHLRVHTGERPYECSECGKSFSQSSSLIQHRRVHTGKRPYQCSQCGKSFGCKSVLIQHQRVHIGEKP; encoded by the exons ATGGCGACCGCACTGAGGGACCCGGCTTCG GGAAGTGTGACCTTTGAAGATGTGGCCGTGTACTTCTCCTGGGAGGAATGGGATCTCCTTGATGAGGCTCAGAAACACCTGTACTTCGATGTGATGCTGGAGAACTTTGCACTTACGTCCTCCCTGGGTAAGGCCCTCATACTCACCCTTGTGCCCTGGACTAGGctctctgtttctccttttcctcaggAGCAGCTCTGTCCTCATATCTGGACCATAGGCACTGCCTCCTTCCCCAGTTCCCTGGGTAGATGTTGTGGACTGAGTGCAAGCCTACTTCCCTTATCGTCCCAGCCCAAAAGCATCTTGG GACTTACGTTATCCTGGTCTCATGTAGTTGCTCAACTAGGGCTAGGGGAAGTGCCCTCTGTTCTTCACAGGATGTTCatgactccagcctcagcaagaTGGGATCAGAGAGGGCCTGGCCTACATGAATGGCACTTGGGAAAAGGCATGTCATCAG GTTGTTGGTGTGGAGTGGAACATGAGGAAACACCTTCTGAACAGAGAATTTCTGGAGAAAGAGTGCCACAGTTCAGGACTTCCAAAGAAGGTTCATCTTCCCAGAATGCCAACTCCTGTGAAATACGTTGCCTGGTCTTGAGAGATATTTTGCACTTGGCTGAACACCAAGGAACAAACTGCAGGCAGAAACTACACACATGTGGAAAACAATTCTACATCAGTGCAAATCTTCAACAGCACCAGAGGCAGCACATTACAGAGGCACCTTTCAGAAGTTATGTGGACACAGCCTCATTTACACAGAGCTGCATAGTCCATGTGTCGGAGAAACCTTTTACCTGCAGGGAGATCAGGAAAgacttcctggccaacatgaggttTCTCCATCAAGACGCCACTCAAACAGGGGAGAAGCCAAATAACAGTAACAAGTGTGCGGTGGCCTTTTACAGTGGAAAAAGTCATCACAACTGGGGAAAATGCAGTAAAGCCTTTAGCCACATAGACACACTTGTTCAGGACCAGAGAATCCTCACTAGAGAAGGACTTTTTGAGTGCAGTAAATGTGGGAAAGCATGTACGCGAAGATGTAACCTCATTCAGCACCAGAAAGTCCACAGTGAAGAAAGGCCTTATGAATGCAATGAATGTGGAAAATTCTTTACCTACTACTCCAGTTTCATTATACATCAGAGAGTTCATACTGGAGAAAGGCCTTATGAGTGCCCTGAATGTGGGAAATCCTTTAGTCAGATATACAGCCTCAATAGCCATAGGAaagttcacactggagaaaggccTTATGAATGTGGGGAATGTGGGAAATCTTTTAGCCAAAGGTCCAACCTCATGCAGCATCGCagagttcacactggagaaaggccTTATGAATGCAGCGAATGTGGGAAATCTTTTAGCCAAAACTTCAGCCTGATTTACCACCAGagagttcacactggagaaagacCTCATGAGTGCAATGAATGTGGAAAATCCTTTAGCCGAAGCTCCAGCCTCATTCACCACCGGAGACTTCACACTGGAGAAAGACCCTATGAGTGCAGTAAATGTGGGAAGTCATTTAAGCAAAGCTCCAGCTTCAGTTCACATCGGAAAGTCCACACAGGGGAAAGGCCTTATGTGTGTGGGGAATGTGGGAAATCCTTTAGCCATAGCTCCAACCTTAAGAACCACCAGAGAGTTCATACTGGAGAAAGGCCTGTTGAGTGCAGTGAATGTAGCAAATCCTTTAGCTGTAAATCTAACCTCATTAAACACCTGagagttcacactggagaaaggccttatgagtgcagtgaatgtgggaaatcCTTCAGCCAAAGTTCTAGCCTCATTCAACACCGCAGAGTTCACACGGGAAAAAGGCCTTATCAGTGCAGTCAATGTGGGAAATCCTTTGGCTGCAAATCTGTCCTCATTCAACACCAGAGAGTTCACATTGGAGAAAAGCCTTAG
- the ZNF211 gene encoding zinc finger protein 211 isoform X11, producing the protein MLENFALTSSLGLTLSWSHVVAQLGLGEVPSVLHRMFMTPASARWDQRGPGLHEWHLGKGMSSGCWCGVEHEETPSEQRISGERVPQFRTSKEGSSSQNANSCEIRCLVLRDILHLAEHQGTNCRQKLHTCGKQFYISANLQQHQRQHITEAPFRSYVDTASFTQSCIVHVSEKPFTCREIRKDFLANMRFLHQDATQTGEKPNNSNKCAVAFYSGKSHHNWGKCSKAFSHIDTLVQDQRILTREGLFECSKCGKACTRRCNLIQHQKVHSEERPYECNECGKFFTYYSSFIIHQRVHTGERPYECPECGKSFSQIYSLNSHRKVHTGERPYECGECGKSFSQRSNLMQHRRVHTGERPYECSECGKSFSQNFSLIYHQRVHTGERPHECNECGKSFSRSSSLIHHRRLHTGERPYECSKCGKSFKQSSSFSSHRKVHTGERPYVCGECGKSFSHSSNLKNHQRVHTGERPVECSECSKSFSCKSNLIKHLRVHTGERPYECSECGKSFSQSSSLIQHRRVHTGKRPYQCSQCGKSFGCKSVLIQHQRVHIGEKP; encoded by the exons ATGCTGGAGAACTTTGCACTTACGTCCTCCCTGG GACTTACGTTATCCTGGTCTCATGTAGTTGCTCAACTAGGGCTAGGGGAAGTGCCCTCTGTTCTTCACAGGATGTTCatgactccagcctcagcaagaTGGGATCAGAGAGGGCCTGGCCTACATGAATGGCACTTGGGAAAAGGCATGTCATCAG GTTGTTGGTGTGGAGTGGAACATGAGGAAACACCTTCTGAACAGAGAATTTCTGGAGAAAGAGTGCCACAGTTCAGGACTTCCAAAGAAGGTTCATCTTCCCAGAATGCCAACTCCTGTGAAATACGTTGCCTGGTCTTGAGAGATATTTTGCACTTGGCTGAACACCAAGGAACAAACTGCAGGCAGAAACTACACACATGTGGAAAACAATTCTACATCAGTGCAAATCTTCAACAGCACCAGAGGCAGCACATTACAGAGGCACCTTTCAGAAGTTATGTGGACACAGCCTCATTTACACAGAGCTGCATAGTCCATGTGTCGGAGAAACCTTTTACCTGCAGGGAGATCAGGAAAgacttcctggccaacatgaggttTCTCCATCAAGACGCCACTCAAACAGGGGAGAAGCCAAATAACAGTAACAAGTGTGCGGTGGCCTTTTACAGTGGAAAAAGTCATCACAACTGGGGAAAATGCAGTAAAGCCTTTAGCCACATAGACACACTTGTTCAGGACCAGAGAATCCTCACTAGAGAAGGACTTTTTGAGTGCAGTAAATGTGGGAAAGCATGTACGCGAAGATGTAACCTCATTCAGCACCAGAAAGTCCACAGTGAAGAAAGGCCTTATGAATGCAATGAATGTGGAAAATTCTTTACCTACTACTCCAGTTTCATTATACATCAGAGAGTTCATACTGGAGAAAGGCCTTATGAGTGCCCTGAATGTGGGAAATCCTTTAGTCAGATATACAGCCTCAATAGCCATAGGAaagttcacactggagaaaggccTTATGAATGTGGGGAATGTGGGAAATCTTTTAGCCAAAGGTCCAACCTCATGCAGCATCGCagagttcacactggagaaaggccTTATGAATGCAGCGAATGTGGGAAATCTTTTAGCCAAAACTTCAGCCTGATTTACCACCAGagagttcacactggagaaagacCTCATGAGTGCAATGAATGTGGAAAATCCTTTAGCCGAAGCTCCAGCCTCATTCACCACCGGAGACTTCACACTGGAGAAAGACCCTATGAGTGCAGTAAATGTGGGAAGTCATTTAAGCAAAGCTCCAGCTTCAGTTCACATCGGAAAGTCCACACAGGGGAAAGGCCTTATGTGTGTGGGGAATGTGGGAAATCCTTTAGCCATAGCTCCAACCTTAAGAACCACCAGAGAGTTCATACTGGAGAAAGGCCTGTTGAGTGCAGTGAATGTAGCAAATCCTTTAGCTGTAAATCTAACCTCATTAAACACCTGagagttcacactggagaaaggccttatgagtgcagtgaatgtgggaaatcCTTCAGCCAAAGTTCTAGCCTCATTCAACACCGCAGAGTTCACACGGGAAAAAGGCCTTATCAGTGCAGTCAATGTGGGAAATCCTTTGGCTGCAAATCTGTCCTCATTCAACACCAGAGAGTTCACATTGGAGAAAAGCCTTAG